TTGTTGCCTAATTATAGTAATCTCGTATAATAAAAGTATAGAATTCGACAGCAAGGAGATAATGCTATGCAGCAAGACGAACTAATTTATCGGCTTGATATACCTAAAAGCGCCACAATAATAATTAAAAAAATTGAGTTCCTTTTGAGAAGTGACTCTGACAGACAAAAAATGTATTTATTTTGCAATGGTAATCCTGGCTCTGAATATATTTATCTCTCAGAAAAAAGAAAACAGTTGATCAATGAAGAAGGATATAAGGACAAGAGTGAGTTTATTGTTGATTATAATGATAATAATATCATGGCACTTGAGAGATTATGTCAAGAAAAAGTTGATGGTTTTAAGTTAGCTAGATTAAAAGTAACAGATCCAGAAACATTATATAGCTTGTATGAAAAAAATAAATACTCAAATTTGCTACACTTAGCCTTGTCTTAGTTGCATAGCCATTGCCGAGCGTATGGTTCGGCTGATTACATACTTTATAGCTAGAAATAAAAATGTATAATGATTATACAATTAAAAATAATGAAATACATTGACTATAATGAGTAAGCGTGTTATATTTAATTAGCAAGGTAATCGACGTCATAAAAGAATACTTTTATCAAGATAGACTGTTACCAAAAGGCAATGAACAAGGGTCTTTAGCTCAGTTGGTTAGAGCGGTCGGCTCATAACCGATTGGTCGGGGGTTCAAATCCCTCAAGACCCACCAAGAAAATAACACACAAAAATGTGTGATTATATAGATAAGATATAACTGAAAGGAGATGTCAAAACATGAACAGGTCTTACGATAGCGGATTTACTTAGTTTCAATGTAGGAGCTAAAATAACTCTTAAAGAAGTACATACAATAATAACGCCAAGTGCGATTATATAGATGCAATACATCTCACTTAACAAGGTGGTGATATGAATCAAGAACAAGTTGAGAAGCCCTCCTTTTTATGATTGATTAGACTTAAATTAATCAAATAAAAATAATCAAACATAAAAAGGAGAAATAATATACATATGGCAGACTATAAGATTAAAGTGAACAAGAAGCACGGTGGCAAAGAATTTAAAAGCGCATTTCGATTTATCGGGAAAGTAAGTGAGATTAGCAAAAAGGATCAAGAAACAGACAGTTGGGTTAAACAGCCTATTTATCAACAAACAACTACGAAAACAAATAAACAACGTAGAGTACTGCAATTTGAAATTGAAACAGCATTGAGTAATCGCCTTCGAGTGGAATTGTCGGGTATGGAACAGCAATGGGCTTATCCTTATAGTAGTACACATAAAAAACCTCACAAAGTAGCTTGGGCTGACAGAAATAACAAAGAAGCTTTTCCAGACAATACATATCATCCGATTGAAGTAGATTGGGATAAAACAGAGCGGCTTGGTGAGTTGATTAAAGTAGACGAGTGGTATGAAGTAAGAGGACAATATCAATTTGATGTCTTTACTCCAGACAGTGGCGAGGAAAAGGTTTATCTGAAACGCATCATCAATTCTGTTCGCCCAATCAAAGATGGCCTGATTGTTAACGATGATGGCACAACTCAAACAGTTAAGCACTCTGGAGAAGAATTTGATTACATTACAGATTTTAATGATGAAAATTTCAGAGAAGTAAATTACTTTACAATGCAACTTGGTATTCGAAGCACTTATCAAGAAGAAGGTGGAGATACAAAAATAAACGGACTATTTCTTGATTATGGGAAAGAACGTTCTGAGCCAAAAGATGTTGAATTGATTTGTTATCAAACAGAGGCAGCAGAAGGAAAGATTTCAATGGCAGATGCATTTGCAAGTTTGAATACATATGATTTCATCGAAGCAACAGGACAAGATAATAACCGGGCAACATTTGCCTACGTAGATGTAGTGGAAGAACTAGCTTCGGACGATCCTTTTAGTAGTGTAGATAGTACTCAAAAAGTAACAAGAAAAGAACGTGTGACAAACGGAGACAAAAAGGGACTTGAAGTAACCAGTTATGTCCAGGGAAGCCTTATGCGTGAACTGCTTACTGAAGAAGAGGTCAAGAAGTCTGCTGTTTTGACAAATGAAAATCCATTTGGTGGCAGTGTTGCAAGTGATGATCCGTTTAACCAAACAGCCAATCCATCCGATGATCCATTTACAGCAAATAGCGATGATCCTTTCGCGTGAGAGTAGATTTTTACAATTTATTAGAAAACGGTCTGTGTGTAAAAGCGCAGACCAAACATAAATACATATAACAGGGAGAGATTCATTTAATGAGTTGGAGAAATAAAGTTGTAGGTAATACGCCTAAAGTTGAGCTGCATTCTATCACAAGTCTGGTTGCAGGTACGTATAAAACAGGAAAAACGCGACTTTGGAAAGAACTAACTGAAATGCACTACAAAAATCCAGTAGAAGAAACACTGCTTATCGCATGGGAGCCAGGATTCGAGACTTGGGAATTGGAGGAGAACGTTCTACCTATTTTTGAAGAAGGGTCGGACGAAGATGCTTGGAAGCAATGGGAGTTTTTTAAGAAAGACGTGGTTCCCGGTCTCGTTCAAGAAGCAAAAGAAAATAAAAAAGTTAAGTTGATCGGATTCGATACGGCAGATCGTTGTATTGATGCAGCAACGGCTTGGTTACTAAAAGATAGAGCAAAAAAATATGGTGTCGCTCGACTTGTTTCATTGCAAGAACTAACTGAAGCTTCTAAGGGGGCAGAGAATGGATACACTGCACTCTATGATGAAATGAAAAAGCCTATCGATGCTCTTAAAGCAGCTAAATATGGAATTATGGCAATGGCATGGACTAAGGAAAAAGAAACTACTCTGTATAATGGTATGAAATATAATTCTGTCGAACTTATGATGCATCAAACAGGAAGAAAGATCTTTGAATCTCAAGCAAGATTGATTTGCTGCCTATTTAATGAAGTTGTTGTTACAGATAAAGCAGGTAGTGAAG
This window of the Paenibacillus polymyxa genome carries:
- a CDS encoding AAA family ATPase, whose amino-acid sequence is MSWRNKVVGNTPKVELHSITSLVAGTYKTGKTRLWKELTEMHYKNPVEETLLIAWEPGFETWELEENVLPIFEEGSDEDAWKQWEFFKKDVVPGLVQEAKENKKVKLIGFDTADRCIDAATAWLLKDRAKKYGVARLVSLQELTEASKGAENGYTALYDEMKKPIDALKAAKYGIMAMAWTKEKETTLYNGMKYNSVELMMHQTGRKIFESQARLICCLFNEVVVTDKAGSEVSENVKTKAGKEKGHNFHETRTVMVFRPTEYISIAGGSYTDLPEEPVEYSAENFMKVFEKAVKGQLKKTKKNIEELKVEQEQERNEQAKEFATQEVEKLNAEDLINQINQQKERYTNDQLTKYIVPEFKKILGTAAYPTVSDVDGLTEALKLITEFQLPA